A window of the Miscanthus floridulus cultivar M001 chromosome 14, ASM1932011v1, whole genome shotgun sequence genome harbors these coding sequences:
- the LOC136503561 gene encoding uncharacterized protein: MGASTIHDLPDDSLRWILLRLDSSLWLIRAACVCKRWRRVVTDGGADEGRAFLRLASSLHPPTVVGQYHIHTSGDHRFVPSSSPIIDGSRFSVDDFLDKDNQYLRWHVADCHGGLVLLSMTYGPCAGSVPNLIVYDPLTRKHRSISGLPTRNEQGFSYGTREVFLLDGDDGRISVSNFKVLHRHLTVARAATSCVFSRGNAGEWGWRLLSRRLSDEDLYPCCSLYAAGRVDGSLYLGLLESSRIIAIDSTSLVFSMVDLPTRVDTSLFRRRSSSFTVVHGAGGLGPTLPQRASIVHVCGEKLELFRRVQGSGEWVLEHIIP; the protein is encoded by the coding sequence ATGGGGGCGAGTACCATCCATGACCTCCCGGACGACTCGCTCAGGTGGATCCTCCTCCGCCTCGACTCCTCGCTCTGGCTCATCCGCGCGGCGTGCGTCTGCAAGCGGTGGCGCCGCGTCGTCACAGACGGCGGCGCCGACGAAGGCCGCGCCTTCCTCCGCCTCGCCAGCTCGCTCCACCCGCCCACCGTCGTCGGCCAGTACCACATCCACACCAGTGGCGATCACAGGTTCGTGCCCTCCTCGTCGCCCATCATCGACGGCAGCCGCTTCTCGGTCGACGATTTCCTCGACAAGGACAACCAGTACTTGCGTTGGCACGTCGCCGACTGCCACGGTGGCCTCGTCCTTCTCAGCATGACCTACGGGCCGTGTGCAGGCTCCGTGCCAAACCTCATTGTCTACGACCCATTGACACGCAAACACCGGTCGATCTCCGGTCTCCCAACGCGGAACGAGCAGGGCTTCAGCTACGGCACCAGAGAAGTTTTTCTGCTTGACGGCGACGACGGCCGCATCTCCGTATCGAATTTCAAGGTGCTGCACCGCCACCTCACCGTCGCTCGCGCTGCCACCTCCTGCGTATTCTCCAGAGGTAACGCCGGGGAGTGGGGCTGGCGCTTGCTGAGTCGCCGGTTGTCAGACGAGGACCTATATCCGTGCTGCTCGTTGTACGCCGCTGGCCGCGTCGACGGATCCCTGTACCTGGGCTTGCTGGAGAGTAGTAGGATCATAGCCATTGACAGCACCAGCTTGGTGTTCTCCATGGTCGATCTGCCCACCCGCGTGGACACGAGTCTATTCCGCCGCCGTTCGTCATCGTTCACGGTCGTCCATGGCGCCGGCGGTCTTGGTCCCACTTTGCCGCAGAGGGCTAGCATCGTCCACGTGTGCGGCGAGAAGCTAGAGTTGTTCCGCCGGGTCCAGGGCAGCGGCGAGTGGGTGCTGGAGCACATCATCCCCTGA